In the Kitasatospora terrestris genome, one interval contains:
- a CDS encoding response regulator transcription factor, with protein MRVLIVEDEPFLAEAVRDGLRLEAIAADIAGDGDTALELLAVNSYDLAVLDRDIPGPSGDEVARRIVASGSGLPILMLTAADRIDDKASGFGLGADDYLTKPFDLRELVLRLRALDRRRAHVRPPVREIAGLRLDPFRREVFRDGRYVALTRKQFAVLEVLVAAEGGLVSAEQLLERAWDEYADPLTNAVRITVSALRKRLGEPSIIATVPGVGYRIEPAPAHAPGGAHA; from the coding sequence ATGCGTGTACTGATCGTGGAGGACGAGCCCTTCCTCGCCGAGGCCGTCCGGGACGGGCTGCGGCTGGAGGCGATCGCGGCCGACATCGCCGGGGACGGCGACACGGCGCTGGAGCTGCTGGCCGTCAACTCCTACGATCTGGCGGTGCTCGACCGCGACATCCCCGGTCCGTCCGGCGACGAGGTGGCCCGGCGGATCGTCGCGTCCGGCAGCGGGCTCCCGATCCTGATGCTGACCGCCGCCGACCGGATCGACGACAAGGCGTCGGGGTTCGGGCTCGGCGCCGACGACTACCTGACCAAGCCGTTCGACCTGCGGGAGCTGGTGCTGAGGCTGCGGGCGCTCGACCGCCGGCGGGCGCACGTCCGGCCGCCGGTCCGGGAGATCGCGGGCCTCCGGCTGGACCCGTTCCGCCGCGAGGTCTTCCGGGACGGACGCTACGTGGCGCTCACCCGCAAGCAGTTCGCCGTGCTGGAGGTCCTGGTGGCCGCCGAGGGCGGGCTGGTCAGCGCCGAGCAGCTGCTGGAACGGGCGTGGGACGAGTACGCCGACCCGCTCACCAACGCCGTCCGCATCACCGTCTCCGCGCTGCGCAAGCGGCTCGGCGAACCGTCGATCATCGCGACCGTGCCCGGTGTCGGCTACCGGATCGAACCCGCGCCGGCCCACGCCCCCGGTGGCGCGCATGCGTAG
- a CDS encoding acyl-CoA thioester hydrolase/BAAT C-terminal domain-containing protein produces the protein MTVVEHELTSPWEAVLMEPAAGGSTGVVVLSGSSGRVDRQRARLFAERGFRALAVRWFGGAGQPPGICEVPLETFVAAVDLLRSRGARRIALLGLSKGAEAALLTAVHDPRVDLVVALAPTSVVWSNVGPGLDGQQLPLRSSWTWRGQPLPFVPMDRSWQPEGRGKDGGQDGGEDGGEGNGPVAIRGWYEQSERTFASRLDAAAIPVERARADLLLVAGGGDAMWPSLPYAHRLAARREAAGAPVEVVTREDAGHRPVLPGESPATPSPTFDHGGTPEGDALLGEAAWAAVLDRLQRLDRLDAIAPPPHR, from the coding sequence ATGACGGTCGTGGAGCACGAGTTGACGTCGCCGTGGGAGGCGGTGCTGATGGAGCCCGCCGCGGGCGGCAGCACGGGTGTCGTGGTGCTGTCGGGGTCCAGCGGCCGGGTGGACCGGCAGCGCGCCCGGCTGTTCGCCGAGCGGGGGTTCCGCGCCCTGGCGGTGCGGTGGTTCGGCGGCGCCGGGCAGCCGCCGGGGATCTGCGAGGTGCCGCTGGAGACGTTCGTCGCCGCCGTGGACCTGCTGCGCTCCCGCGGGGCGCGCCGGATCGCCCTGTTGGGCCTGTCCAAGGGTGCCGAGGCGGCGCTGCTGACCGCGGTGCACGACCCCCGGGTCGACCTGGTGGTCGCGCTCGCGCCGACGTCCGTGGTGTGGTCCAACGTCGGACCGGGCCTGGACGGGCAGCAGCTCCCGCTCCGCTCCTCGTGGACGTGGCGCGGGCAGCCGCTGCCGTTCGTCCCGATGGACCGGTCCTGGCAACCCGAGGGTCGCGGAAAGGACGGCGGACAGGACGGCGGGGAGGACGGCGGGGAGGGCAACGGCCCGGTGGCGATCCGGGGTTGGTACGAGCAGAGCGAGCGGACCTTCGCCTCGCGGCTGGACGCCGCCGCCATCCCGGTGGAGCGGGCGCGCGCCGATCTCCTGCTGGTGGCCGGCGGCGGCGACGCGATGTGGCCCTCCCTCCCGTACGCGCACCGGCTGGCCGCGCGGCGGGAGGCGGCCGGCGCCCCGGTCGAGGTGGTCACCCGGGAGGACGCCGGGCACCGGCCGGTCCTCCCCGGCGAGAGTCCCGCCACGCCTTCGCCGACCTTCGACCACGGCGGTACGCCGGAGGGCGACGCGCTGCTCGGCGAGGCCGCCTGGGCGGCCGTCCTCGACCGCCTCCAGCGTCTCGACCGTCTCGACGCCATCGCGCCGCCACCCCACCGTTGA
- a CDS encoding HAMP domain-containing sensor histidine kinase: MRSHGGHGGRGARGGLSARLKLALSYAGFLAVAGGLLLAVVWAFIFRYVPDNSQGLLGISPNRYLLVHMFAPAAAAAMAFLLVFGLLGGWLLAGRMLAPLARITDAARRAGSGSLSHRVGMTGRRDEFRELSDAFDSMLEQLESHVAEHRRFAANASHELRTPLAISRTLLDVARRDPARDRGEVIERLHAVNARAIELTEALLLLGRGDRADFPREDVDLSLLAEEAAETLLPLAERRGIALDVTGGAARTRGSAELLLRLATNLVQNAVVHNLPAGGTVTVHTEEEDGGTSVLRVENTGRPLPPELVPTLTEPFQRGSARVRTDEHAGAGLGLAIVRSVVRAHGGALDLAPRPAGGLLVTVRLPRTP, encoded by the coding sequence ATGCGTAGCCACGGCGGTCACGGCGGCCGCGGTGCTCGCGGTGGTCTCAGCGCCCGGCTGAAGCTCGCGCTCAGCTACGCCGGGTTCCTCGCCGTGGCGGGCGGCCTGCTGCTGGCGGTGGTGTGGGCGTTCATCTTCCGGTACGTGCCCGACAACTCCCAGGGTCTGCTCGGGATCTCGCCCAACCGCTACCTCCTGGTCCACATGTTCGCGCCCGCCGCGGCCGCGGCGATGGCCTTCCTGCTGGTGTTCGGTCTGCTGGGCGGCTGGCTCCTGGCGGGCCGGATGCTCGCGCCGCTCGCCCGGATCACGGACGCCGCCCGGCGCGCCGGGAGCGGGTCGCTGTCCCACCGGGTCGGGATGACGGGCCGGCGGGACGAGTTCCGCGAGCTCTCCGACGCGTTCGACTCGATGCTGGAGCAGCTGGAGTCCCACGTCGCCGAGCACCGGCGGTTCGCCGCGAACGCCTCGCACGAGCTGCGCACCCCGCTGGCGATCTCGCGGACCCTCCTCGACGTCGCCCGCCGCGACCCCGCCCGGGACCGGGGCGAGGTCATCGAGCGCCTGCACGCCGTCAACGCGCGGGCGATCGAGCTGACCGAGGCCCTCCTGCTCCTCGGCCGCGGCGACCGCGCGGACTTCCCCCGCGAGGACGTCGACCTCTCCCTGCTCGCCGAGGAGGCCGCCGAGACGCTGCTGCCGCTCGCCGAACGGCGCGGGATCGCCCTCGACGTCACCGGCGGGGCGGCCCGGACCCGGGGCTCCGCGGAGCTGCTGCTGCGGCTGGCGACCAACCTGGTCCAGAACGCGGTGGTCCACAACCTGCCGGCCGGCGGCACGGTGACGGTCCACACGGAGGAGGAGGACGGCGGGACGAGCGTCCTGCGGGTCGAGAACACCGGGCGCCCGCTCCCGCCCGAGCTGGTGCCGACCCTCACCGAGCCGTTCCAGCGCGGATCGGCCCGGGTCCGCACCGACGAGCACGCCGGTGCGGGGCTCGGCCTGGCCATCGTGCGGAGCGTCGTCCGGGCGCACGGCGGGGCGCTCGACCTCGCGCCGCGCCCTGCGGGCGGACTCCTCGTCACCGTCCGGCTCCCCCGCACGCCGTAG
- a CDS encoding SAM-dependent methyltransferase, with protein sequence MSVQGTDSYRSGIPLPYLVARAVEAAQESGFAQSCRLEQGRLLHALASGARGSIGETGTGCGVGLAWLVSGRQPGVRVVSVERELRLVEIATELFRDVPDVEIVHGDWTRIHEHGPFDLLVVDGGGNGKQTAAADPEVLLTPGGSIVVDDFTPLTSWPPTFQGRPDTARSAWLEHPALLATEVRLAPDLSTVIGTRRP encoded by the coding sequence GTGTCCGTTCAGGGAACCGACAGCTACCGCAGCGGGATTCCGCTGCCCTACCTGGTCGCCCGCGCCGTCGAGGCCGCCCAGGAGTCCGGCTTCGCGCAGTCGTGTCGCCTCGAACAGGGCCGACTGCTGCACGCGTTGGCGTCCGGGGCACGCGGGAGCATCGGCGAGACCGGCACCGGCTGCGGGGTCGGCCTGGCGTGGCTGGTGTCCGGCCGGCAGCCGGGCGTGCGGGTGGTGAGCGTCGAACGCGAGCTGCGCCTGGTCGAGATCGCCACCGAGCTGTTCCGGGACGTACCGGACGTGGAGATCGTCCACGGCGACTGGACGCGGATCCACGAGCACGGCCCGTTCGACCTGCTGGTGGTCGACGGCGGCGGCAACGGCAAGCAGACCGCCGCGGCCGATCCGGAGGTGCTGCTCACCCCGGGCGGCTCGATCGTCGTCGACGACTTCACCCCGCTCACGAGCTGGCCGCCGACCTTCCAGGGGCGGCCCGACACCGCACGCTCCGCATGGCTGGAGCACCCGGCACTGCTCGCGACCGAAGTACGCCTCGCGCCCGACCTGTCCACCGTGATCGGCACCCGGCGCCCCTGA
- a CDS encoding VanZ family protein encodes MRRTVVPGLVALGVAGGLFVLRRPLMMSAPRCLAGRWHGCFDTFNGVVLMTLVAVPLALLVAGALAYRRRAAGVGRGAAWRLSLAEVGMVYGTVPFLGLTLMPGGGAGVVPERVSLVPLRDLVTMGTLGIVGNLLVFAALGFFAPMRFAALASVPRVLALGAGCSVLVETAQYVLRLDRVSSVDDVLVNAVGAVLAGLASRRWWRTNPFGGRR; translated from the coding sequence ATGCGCAGGACGGTGGTCCCGGGCCTGGTGGCCCTCGGGGTGGCGGGCGGGCTGTTCGTACTGCGGCGGCCGCTGATGATGTCGGCTCCCCGCTGCCTGGCCGGGCGGTGGCACGGCTGCTTCGACACGTTCAACGGCGTGGTGCTGATGACGCTGGTCGCGGTGCCGTTGGCGCTGCTGGTGGCGGGGGCGCTGGCGTACCGTCGGCGGGCCGCCGGGGTGGGGCGCGGGGCGGCGTGGCGGCTGTCGCTGGCCGAGGTGGGCATGGTGTACGGGACGGTCCCCTTCCTGGGGCTGACGCTGATGCCGGGCGGGGGTGCCGGCGTGGTGCCGGAGCGGGTCAGCCTGGTGCCGCTGCGGGACCTGGTCACCATGGGAACGCTGGGGATCGTCGGCAACCTGCTGGTCTTCGCGGCGCTGGGGTTCTTCGCCCCGATGCGGTTCGCGGCGCTGGCGTCGGTGCCGAGGGTGCTGGCGCTGGGAGCGGGCTGCTCGGTCCTGGTGGAGACCGCGCAGTACGTCCTGCGCCTGGACCGGGTGTCCTCGGTGGACGACGTCCTGGTGAACGCGGTCGGCGCGGTGCTGGCCGGGCTGGCGTCGCGCCGCTGGTGGCGCACGAATCCGTTTGGCGGCCGGCGCTGA
- a CDS encoding serine hydrolase domain-containing protein, protein MRPTSRTSLLRLAAVTALVGLGLPVTATGSAADGDGDGARHRPCVSSPTPRGGRALDILKVAEQAKTEMGLKSVILRVTADGHEVLTAALGESMTGVPAQPDMHFRNGNIAISYLGTVLLQLVDEGVVGLDDPVSRWLPDLRDGDRITLRMLGDSTSGLVDYVTSPGFGETLYADPFKHWTPEELVGVSLEQDPWYEPGRSWSYSHANFVLLGAALEKITHTRLNELLQQKLLGPLGLTETTNSFTPDIPTPVLHAFTSDRGTYEDSTFWNPSWTTAPGAVQTTDICDLARSAAAIGSGELLSPASYQELLDPGTVGLGGATGKCSDKVCIPQTESTHYGMGVLVIGGWISQHPLFFGYSASQDYLPCERLSIAVSTTDGPSAPGGHSAHTIAQRIAATITPDHPIPDFG, encoded by the coding sequence ATGCGACCCACCTCCAGGACGTCCCTGCTGCGCCTCGCCGCCGTCACCGCACTGGTCGGCCTCGGCCTTCCGGTCACCGCCACCGGCAGCGCGGCCGACGGCGACGGCGACGGCGCCCGGCACCGACCCTGCGTCAGCTCGCCCACGCCCCGAGGCGGCCGGGCACTCGACATCCTGAAGGTCGCCGAGCAGGCGAAGACCGAGATGGGCCTGAAGTCGGTGATCCTGCGGGTCACCGCGGACGGCCACGAGGTGCTGACCGCGGCGCTCGGCGAATCGATGACCGGGGTCCCGGCGCAGCCGGACATGCACTTCCGCAACGGCAACATCGCGATCAGCTACCTGGGGACGGTGCTGCTCCAGCTGGTCGACGAGGGCGTGGTCGGTCTCGACGACCCGGTGTCGCGCTGGCTCCCGGACCTGCGGGACGGCGACCGGATCACGCTGCGGATGCTCGGCGACTCCACCTCCGGCCTGGTCGACTACGTCACCAGTCCCGGCTTCGGCGAGACCCTCTACGCCGACCCGTTCAAGCACTGGACGCCCGAGGAGCTGGTCGGCGTCTCGCTCGAGCAGGACCCCTGGTACGAGCCGGGCAGGAGCTGGAGCTACTCGCACGCCAACTTCGTGCTGCTGGGCGCCGCCCTGGAGAAGATCACCCACACCCGCCTGAACGAGCTGCTCCAGCAGAAGCTCCTCGGACCGCTCGGGCTGACCGAGACCACCAACAGCTTCACCCCGGACATCCCGACGCCGGTGCTGCACGCCTTCACCTCCGACCGCGGCACCTACGAGGACTCCACCTTCTGGAACCCCTCCTGGACCACCGCCCCCGGCGCCGTGCAGACCACCGACATCTGCGACCTCGCCCGCTCGGCGGCGGCCATCGGCTCCGGCGAACTGCTCTCCCCCGCCTCGTACCAGGAGCTGCTCGACCCGGGGACGGTCGGACTCGGCGGGGCGACCGGCAAGTGCTCCGACAAGGTCTGCATCCCGCAGACCGAGTCCACCCACTACGGCATGGGCGTCCTGGTGATCGGCGGCTGGATCTCCCAGCACCCGCTGTTCTTCGGCTACTCCGCCTCGCAGGACTACCTGCCGTGCGAGCGCCTGTCCATCGCGGTCTCCACCACCGACGGCCCCAGCGCCCCGGGCGGCCACAGCGCCCACACCATCGCCCAGCGCATCGCGGCCACGATCACCCCCGACCACCCCATCCCCGACTTCGGCTGA
- a CDS encoding alpha/beta hydrolase, whose translation MHFTSEQRFDDGVLEREFTLGEIPGILWTPASRPEPGAAPAPTPLILIGHPPLGLRRMYPRLAGRARYYAAEFGFAAATVELPGSGDRPRRPELEEARAELRRVLAAGEPVTGGIVDALILPLVEQAVPELRAALDALLALPGIDGPVGYEGGVISVGVRLALVEPRIRAAGLFAGSFVPAVMFEEARRVTVPLHVLLQWDDEGNDRQAALDLFDAFGSTEKTLHANMGGHTGVPAFELEPGARFFARHLR comes from the coding sequence GTGCACTTCACTTCCGAACAGCGCTTCGACGACGGTGTCCTCGAACGCGAATTCACCCTCGGCGAGATCCCCGGCATCCTCTGGACGCCCGCGTCCCGGCCCGAGCCCGGTGCGGCCCCCGCGCCGACGCCGCTGATCCTGATCGGCCACCCCCCGCTCGGGCTGCGCCGGATGTACCCCCGGCTGGCGGGGCGGGCCCGGTACTACGCGGCGGAGTTCGGCTTCGCCGCCGCCACCGTCGAGCTCCCCGGAAGCGGTGACCGGCCCCGCCGGCCCGAACTCGAGGAGGCCCGCGCCGAGCTGCGCCGGGTGCTGGCGGCGGGTGAGCCGGTCACCGGCGGGATCGTCGACGCGCTGATCCTGCCGCTGGTCGAGCAGGCCGTCCCGGAGTTGCGGGCCGCCCTGGACGCCCTCCTCGCCCTGCCCGGGATCGACGGCCCGGTCGGGTACGAGGGCGGTGTGATCTCCGTCGGCGTCCGGCTGGCGCTGGTCGAGCCCCGGATCCGCGCCGCCGGCCTCTTCGCCGGCAGCTTCGTCCCCGCCGTGATGTTCGAGGAGGCCCGCCGGGTCACCGTTCCGCTGCACGTCCTGCTGCAGTGGGACGACGAGGGCAACGACCGGCAGGCGGCCCTGGACCTGTTCGACGCCTTCGGCAGCACGGAGAAGACGCTGCACGCCAACATGGGCGGGCACACCGGTGTCCCGGCGTTCGAGCTGGAGCCGGGGGCCCGCTTCTTCGCCCGCCACCTGAGGTAG